In one window of Candidatus Dormiibacterota bacterium DNA:
- the hemQ gene encoding hydrogen peroxide-dependent heme synthase gives MRDPNVPESLEGWWILHRMFAFDRHAWDDLTSKRRAKATAQATDLFDHLKRRNDGDLALCNLVGHTGDLMLVHYAQRYDELAYAQALVDKLELRALLAPRASYTSVLELGLYDATAKIHADLERRGVARNTPEWIALFDEQMRAQEESPHVAPRLWARIPERRYMCFYPMSKRRGERDNWYALPYAERLRLMSEHGKVGRSYHGRVTQVISGSTGYDDYEWGVDLYADDPLVFKKLIYEMRFDEASARYAEFGHFFSGIQFSSDQLAVFLVGESVPQLSL, from the coding sequence ATGCGCGATCCCAACGTTCCCGAGTCGCTTGAAGGCTGGTGGATTCTCCACCGGATGTTCGCGTTCGACCGCCACGCATGGGACGACCTGACGTCGAAGCGCCGTGCCAAGGCGACGGCGCAGGCGACCGATCTGTTCGATCATCTCAAGCGGCGCAACGACGGCGATCTCGCGCTGTGCAATCTCGTCGGCCATACGGGCGATCTCATGCTCGTGCATTACGCGCAGCGGTACGACGAGCTCGCCTATGCGCAGGCGCTCGTCGACAAGCTCGAGCTGCGCGCGCTGCTCGCGCCCCGCGCTTCGTACACCTCCGTGCTCGAGTTGGGCCTGTACGACGCGACCGCCAAGATCCATGCGGACTTGGAGCGGCGCGGCGTCGCGCGCAACACGCCGGAGTGGATCGCGCTCTTCGACGAACAGATGCGCGCGCAGGAAGAGAGCCCGCACGTCGCGCCGCGCCTCTGGGCCCGCATTCCCGAACGGCGCTACATGTGCTTCTACCCGATGAGCAAACGGCGCGGCGAGCGTGACAACTGGTACGCGCTACCGTACGCCGAGCGCCTGAGGCTCATGAGCGAGCACGGCAAAGTCGGCCGATCCTATCACGGACGCGTGACGCAAGTAATTTCCGGTTCGACCGGGTACGATGACTACGAATGGGGCGTCGATCTGTACGCAGACGATCCGCTCGTGTTCAAGAAGCTCATCTACGAGATGCGCTTCGATGAAGCGAGCGCGCGCTATGCCGAGTTCGGCCACTTCTTTAGCGGCATTCAGTTCTCGAGCGATCAGCTCGCGGTCTTTCTCGTCGGCGAGAGCGTTCCGCAGCTCTCACTCTGA
- a CDS encoding ketopantoate reductase C-terminal domain-containing protein, which translates to MRVYIVGKGAVGTYLGELLQSIGTEVVYAPRARADVTPCDADVAIVAVKSYDTPAAVDTLRAAVAYPEKCVFVCPQNGVGNEELLIAAFGADNVVAASLTVPVARDREGHANATKDGAIAFAPTGATAFNWLVATFASTGLDVKVVEDWHSLKWSKLALNVVANASCAILNVLPNRLVHYDRVFTLEIRMLREVRAVMHALGISAIDLPRYPVRALLGVATLPSPVARGMLAARIAGARGSKPPSLLLDLRSGRPETEVHVLNGAVAAAGLEHHVATPVNAVYARVLDAIAHMPQLWAKYRERPEALEAEVEAEVRRTRALARGT; encoded by the coding sequence GTGAGAGTCTACATCGTCGGAAAGGGCGCCGTCGGAACCTATCTCGGCGAGCTTCTGCAATCCATCGGCACCGAGGTCGTGTACGCGCCGCGCGCGCGGGCGGACGTGACGCCGTGCGACGCCGACGTAGCGATCGTCGCCGTCAAGTCCTACGACACGCCGGCCGCGGTGGACACGCTGCGTGCGGCGGTTGCGTATCCCGAGAAGTGCGTCTTCGTTTGCCCGCAGAATGGCGTCGGAAACGAGGAGCTGCTCATCGCGGCGTTCGGCGCAGACAACGTCGTTGCCGCGTCGCTCACCGTGCCCGTCGCGCGCGATCGCGAGGGCCACGCCAACGCCACGAAAGACGGTGCCATCGCCTTTGCCCCGACCGGAGCCACGGCATTCAACTGGCTCGTCGCGACCTTTGCGAGCACCGGGCTCGACGTGAAGGTCGTCGAGGACTGGCACTCGTTGAAATGGAGCAAGCTCGCGCTCAACGTGGTCGCGAATGCAAGCTGTGCCATTTTGAACGTGCTGCCCAATCGGCTCGTGCACTACGACCGCGTCTTCACGCTGGAGATTCGCATGCTGCGCGAGGTGCGCGCGGTGATGCACGCGCTCGGGATAAGCGCGATCGACTTGCCCCGCTACCCGGTCCGCGCGCTGCTCGGCGTCGCCACGCTTCCGAGCCCCGTCGCTCGCGGCATGCTGGCGGCGCGCATCGCCGGCGCTCGCGGAAGCAAACCGCCCTCGCTGCTGCTCGACTTGCGCAGCGGACGCCCGGAGACTGAGGTGCACGTTCTCAACGGTGCCGTCGCTGCCGCCGGCTTGGAGCACCACGTTGCCACGCCCGTCAACGCGGTGTACGCGCGCGTTCTCGACGCGATCGCGCACATGCCGCAGTTGTGGGCGAAATATCGCGAGCGCCCGGAGGCGCTCGAAGCCGAGGTCGAAGCCGAAGTGCGGCGGACGCGCGCGCTCGCGCGTGGAACGTGA
- the dut gene encoding dUTP diphosphatase, whose product MNLSARVAVMRLPEGEGLPLPAYMSALAAGADLCAAVQSVLVLAPGERALVPTGFAIAVPEGFEAQVRPRSGLAWRNGVTCLNAPGTIDADYRGPVHVLLVNLGSEPATVRRGDRIAQLVVAPVARASFELVESLDETSRGAGGFGSTGAVGASSTP is encoded by the coding sequence ATGAACCTTAGCGCGCGGGTGGCGGTCATGCGCCTTCCGGAGGGTGAAGGCTTGCCGTTGCCCGCGTACATGAGCGCGCTCGCCGCCGGAGCGGACCTCTGCGCGGCGGTGCAGAGCGTGCTCGTGCTCGCCCCCGGAGAGCGGGCGCTCGTTCCGACGGGATTTGCGATCGCGGTGCCGGAGGGTTTCGAAGCGCAGGTGCGCCCGCGCAGCGGCCTCGCCTGGCGAAACGGCGTCACGTGTTTGAACGCACCGGGAACAATCGACGCGGATTATCGCGGCCCGGTCCACGTGCTCTTGGTCAATCTCGGCAGCGAGCCGGCCACGGTTCGTCGCGGCGACCGCATCGCGCAGCTCGTCGTCGCTCCCGTCGCGCGCGCGTCGTTCGAACTCGTCGAGAGTCTCGATGAGACGAGCCGCGGCGCCGGCGGATTCGGATCGACCGGTGCGGTCGGAGCCTCCTCGACGCCGTGA
- the nrdR gene encoding transcriptional regulator NrdR, protein MGRSPTICGGPRGTPALICPTCRKSETRVVDSRDDESVVRRRRECLDPRCKHRFTTYERQESPRLFVVKKDGRREQYNRDKLLAGLRKACEKRPISENRMDAVAADLERALFARGESEVPASLIGEKLMEALKALDPVAYIRFASVYRSFRDIESFREELSALLSK, encoded by the coding sequence ATGGGCAGGTCACCCACAATATGTGGGGGACCGAGAGGAACGCCTGCCCTGATCTGTCCGACCTGCCGTAAGAGCGAGACACGCGTCGTCGATTCACGCGACGATGAGTCCGTCGTTCGCCGGCGGCGCGAGTGTCTCGATCCGCGCTGCAAGCATCGCTTCACCACGTACGAACGGCAAGAATCGCCGCGCCTCTTCGTCGTGAAGAAAGACGGTCGCCGGGAGCAGTACAATCGCGATAAACTGCTCGCCGGCCTGCGGAAAGCGTGCGAGAAGCGGCCGATCTCGGAGAATCGCATGGACGCGGTTGCCGCGGATCTCGAGCGCGCGCTCTTCGCGCGCGGCGAGAGTGAGGTTCCGGCGTCGCTGATCGGCGAGAAGCTGATGGAGGCGCTCAAAGCCCTCGATCCCGTGGCGTATATTCGCTTTGCAAGCGTTTACCGGTCGTTTCGCGACATCGAAAGCTTCCGGGAAGAGTTGAGCGCACTGCTCTCAAAGTGA
- a CDS encoding DUF5679 domain-containing protein — protein MAAEAYCVKCKTKRQIKDAVQITMKNGRPATEGKCPVCGTKMFKIGAAA, from the coding sequence ATGGCAGCAGAAGCGTATTGCGTCAAGTGCAAGACCAAGCGTCAGATCAAAGATGCAGTGCAGATCACGATGAAAAACGGCCGTCCCGCGACGGAAGGCAAATGTCCGGTCTGCGGCACCAAGATGTTCAAAATCGGAGCCGCAGCCTAA
- a CDS encoding DNA-processing protein DprA, whose product MLRRPFLGGGPFPPGSALGKRDGSLVQEPRYVSHASLLALRGARGLRAHLDGLWCAGTPEALRRPSVAVVGTRSATPYGRRLATSFARELAKAGCCIVSGLALGIDGCAHEGALEAGEPTIGVLGSGHRHFFPPRNLPLARRMLEGGGAVLSPFPPDQAAKPGQFLQRNGVVAALCDAVLVVEAPARSGALNTAGWAAGRVPVLAVPGDVDRRHSAGCLALIRDGATLARTPGDVLEALGLGASAPALAQPERNATPLARRILALLDSGECALDDIVEGCDAPTPDVLAALTMLELDGRIACRGPARYARR is encoded by the coding sequence ATGTTGCGCCGCCCATTCCTCGGCGGTGGCCCCTTTCCCCCTGGAAGCGCTCTCGGGAAGCGTGATGGGAGCCTCGTGCAGGAACCGCGCTACGTGTCGCACGCCAGCTTGCTCGCCCTTCGCGGCGCCCGCGGCCTCCGCGCGCACCTCGACGGCCTTTGGTGCGCAGGGACACCGGAGGCCTTGCGCCGCCCCTCTGTTGCGGTCGTGGGAACCCGCTCGGCCACGCCATACGGCCGGCGCTTGGCAACGAGCTTTGCCCGCGAGCTTGCCAAGGCAGGCTGCTGCATCGTCTCCGGCTTGGCGCTCGGGATCGACGGCTGCGCGCACGAGGGCGCGCTCGAGGCCGGCGAACCCACGATTGGCGTCCTGGGCTCGGGGCACAGGCACTTCTTCCCCCCGCGCAACCTCCCGCTCGCGCGGCGAATGCTCGAAGGCGGAGGAGCCGTGCTCTCGCCCTTTCCGCCGGACCAAGCCGCAAAGCCGGGGCAGTTCCTCCAGCGCAACGGCGTCGTTGCCGCCCTCTGCGACGCGGTGCTCGTCGTCGAAGCCCCCGCGCGCAGCGGCGCTCTGAACACCGCCGGATGGGCCGCGGGACGCGTTCCCGTCCTGGCCGTACCGGGGGACGTGGACCGGCGTCATAGCGCCGGCTGCCTCGCGCTGATCCGCGACGGTGCGACCCTCGCGCGAACGCCCGGCGACGTGCTCGAAGCGCTCGGCCTCGGCGCGTCCGCGCCGGCGCTCGCGCAGCCCGAACGCAACGCCACGCCGCTGGCGCGCCGGATTCTGGCGTTGCTCGACAGCGGCGAGTGCGCGCTCGACGACATCGTGGAAGGCTGCGACGCGCCGACGCCGGACGTGCTCGCGGCGTTGACGATGCTCGAGCTCGACGGCCGCATCGCGTGCCGAGGACCCGCGCGTTACGCGCGAAGATGA
- the argS gene encoding arginine--tRNA ligase produces the protein MEPLAAERGILPDDALRSFAQALRESAAALYGDARIEVAFEAPRRPEFGEFATNAAFSLVRTAHASPQDVAKRLTSELAERAPRVAALFASIEPVGGFINLRLAPQIWQTAVAAVLRDGENFGRASHRGERISLEFGSANPTGPLLVVQGRALSIGDTLARTLRLRGYDVFVEWIINDAGGQLETLGRSLDARYRQLKDPAYPFPEDGYPGEYLVEIAQRLRDDGADVESMAQERRLEFMARFARDAIVAEQRQTADRFGVDYDLWQSERELHERGRIRAGIERLTELGLTYEADGAIFFRATQFGDDKDRVLVRADGRPTYFCTDVAYHYEKLRRADRVIDVLGPDHHGYIGRLAGLATALGYPGRLEVLIAQQVTLVRGGEHVAMSKRAGQIVTLDEVLDEVGLDATRFFFAMLATDSPLTFDLKLAVEQSNDNPVFYVQYGHARICSVLRKADADDVEAARNAALRSLVLPAELALARRLSELPHLAQSVVDQLAPHRLARYARDVATDFHQFYTECRILGEEPELRRARLALALAAQRVLAMVLGLLGVTAPESM, from the coding sequence ATGGAGCCGCTCGCCGCGGAACGCGGCATTCTGCCCGACGACGCGTTGCGCAGTTTTGCGCAGGCGCTGCGCGAATCGGCCGCAGCGCTCTACGGCGATGCGCGCATCGAGGTGGCCTTCGAGGCGCCGCGGCGGCCGGAGTTCGGCGAGTTCGCCACCAACGCGGCCTTCTCGCTCGTACGCACCGCTCACGCGTCCCCGCAGGACGTGGCGAAGCGGCTGACATCGGAGCTCGCCGAGCGAGCGCCGCGGGTTGCGGCGCTCTTTGCATCGATCGAACCGGTCGGCGGATTCATCAATCTGCGCCTCGCGCCGCAGATATGGCAAACGGCAGTCGCCGCCGTCCTGCGAGACGGCGAAAACTTCGGGCGCGCGTCGCACCGCGGAGAGCGCATCTCGCTCGAGTTCGGCAGCGCGAATCCGACGGGGCCGCTGCTCGTCGTGCAAGGGCGAGCGCTCTCGATCGGCGACACGCTCGCGCGAACGCTGCGGCTGCGCGGTTACGACGTTTTCGTGGAATGGATCATCAACGACGCAGGCGGCCAGCTCGAAACGCTGGGCCGTTCGCTCGACGCGCGCTACCGGCAACTGAAGGACCCAGCCTATCCGTTTCCCGAGGACGGCTATCCCGGCGAGTATCTCGTCGAGATCGCGCAACGCTTGCGCGACGACGGCGCAGACGTCGAGAGCATGGCGCAGGAGCGGCGGCTCGAGTTCATGGCGCGCTTCGCGCGCGATGCGATCGTCGCCGAGCAGCGGCAAACGGCCGACCGTTTCGGCGTCGACTACGACCTGTGGCAGAGCGAACGGGAGCTGCACGAACGCGGCCGGATTCGGGCCGGGATCGAGCGCCTGACGGAGCTCGGGCTGACGTACGAGGCCGACGGCGCGATCTTCTTTCGCGCGACGCAGTTCGGCGACGACAAGGACCGCGTGCTCGTGCGCGCCGACGGGCGCCCGACGTACTTTTGCACTGACGTCGCGTACCACTACGAGAAGCTGCGTCGCGCGGACCGCGTCATCGACGTGCTCGGACCCGATCATCACGGCTACATCGGCAGGCTCGCCGGCCTCGCGACAGCGCTCGGTTATCCTGGCCGGCTCGAGGTCCTGATCGCGCAGCAAGTCACGCTCGTTCGCGGCGGCGAACACGTCGCGATGAGCAAGCGCGCCGGGCAGATCGTCACGCTCGACGAGGTTCTCGACGAGGTCGGGCTCGATGCGACGCGCTTCTTCTTCGCGATGCTCGCCACCGATTCGCCGCTGACCTTCGACCTCAAGCTCGCCGTCGAGCAGAGCAACGACAACCCGGTCTTCTACGTACAATACGGGCACGCGCGCATCTGCTCGGTGCTGCGCAAGGCCGACGCGGACGACGTCGAGGCGGCGCGGAACGCCGCGCTTCGATCGCTCGTTCTGCCGGCCGAACTTGCGCTCGCGCGGCGACTCTCGGAGCTGCCGCATCTCGCGCAGAGCGTCGTCGACCAGCTCGCGCCGCATCGTTTGGCGCGCTACGCGCGCGACGTCGCAACCGACTTCCATCAGTTCTACACGGAATGCCGCATCCTCGGCGAGGAACCCGAGCTGCGCCGGGCGCGGCTCGCACTCGCTCTCGCGGCACAACGCGTCCTCGCGATGGTCTTGGGCCTGCTCGGCGTAACGGCGCCAGAGTCGATGTGA
- a CDS encoding GntR family transcriptional regulator produces the protein MQAAEFRLSGGGVPVYVQIRQQILAAITRGALEPGEQLPTVREIAVALRVNPNTVNRSFIELEREGILETFRGRGTFVSGRPRKARPRARHVLREIASRALREAAESGFAGRALLDQVAALLRIPS, from the coding sequence ATGCAGGCAGCCGAGTTCAGACTGAGCGGCGGTGGCGTTCCGGTGTACGTGCAGATCCGCCAGCAGATTCTCGCGGCAATCACTCGGGGCGCGCTCGAGCCAGGCGAGCAGCTTCCTACCGTGCGCGAGATCGCCGTGGCCTTGCGCGTGAACCCGAATACCGTCAATCGCTCCTTCATCGAGTTGGAGCGCGAGGGCATCTTGGAGACCTTCCGCGGTCGTGGGACGTTCGTGTCGGGTCGTCCGCGCAAGGCGCGCCCGCGGGCGCGGCACGTCTTGCGCGAGATCGCCAGCCGAGCGCTTCGCGAAGCCGCCGAAAGCGGCTTCGCGGGCCGCGCGCTGCTCGACCAAGTCGCAGCTCTTCTTCGCATACCGTCATAG
- a CDS encoding slipin family protein, which translates to MKSAPPLAQGVRFPHGRVRANPIGAVLALIVGGAAAGIGEARNDTALVVAGVIAFVLILLAVQMANPWEKAVVLRAGRFRRLAGPGLFLMIPVIDSVTVWIDQRVQTSTFSAEETLTKDTVPIDVDAVLFWTVWDPQKAALEVASYSQAIAWAAQTALRDIIGTSTLADLLSNRQFVDESLQKTIDARTTPWGITVNSVEIRDIRIPDSLQDAMSRQAQAERERQARTILGEAEQQIAASFVEAAKAYQNNPVALHLRAMNMLYEGLKERGAMIVVPSTAVETMGLGAISGLASLAAQQPSIAPKTPE; encoded by the coding sequence ATGAAATCCGCTCCACCTCTCGCCCAGGGCGTACGCTTCCCACACGGACGCGTGCGCGCAAATCCGATCGGAGCCGTGCTCGCGCTCATCGTCGGCGGCGCCGCCGCCGGCATCGGCGAGGCGCGCAACGATACGGCGCTCGTCGTCGCGGGTGTGATTGCCTTCGTTCTCATCCTGCTCGCGGTGCAGATGGCCAATCCGTGGGAGAAGGCCGTCGTCTTGCGCGCCGGGCGCTTCCGACGCCTGGCCGGACCGGGACTCTTTCTCATGATTCCCGTCATCGACAGCGTCACCGTCTGGATCGATCAACGCGTGCAGACGTCGACCTTCAGCGCCGAAGAGACCCTGACGAAGGATACCGTCCCGATCGACGTCGATGCGGTGCTCTTTTGGACCGTCTGGGATCCCCAGAAAGCGGCGCTCGAGGTTGCGTCGTACTCGCAAGCGATCGCGTGGGCGGCGCAGACGGCGTTGCGCGACATCATCGGTACCTCGACGCTCGCGGACCTTCTTTCGAACCGCCAGTTCGTCGACGAGAGCCTGCAGAAGACGATCGACGCACGCACGACGCCGTGGGGCATTACCGTCAACTCGGTAGAGATTCGCGATATTCGCATTCCCGACTCGCTCCAAGACGCGATGTCGCGCCAGGCGCAGGCCGAGCGCGAGCGTCAGGCGCGCACGATCCTCGGCGAAGCCGAGCAACAGATCGCGGCCTCTTTCGTCGAAGCGGCGAAGGCTTACCAGAACAACCCCGTCGCGCTCCATCTCCGCGCGATGAACATGCTCTACGAGGGCCTCAAGGAACGCGGCGCCATGATCGTCGTGCCCAGTACGGCGGTCGAGACGATGGGTCTCGGCGCCATCTCCGGGCTCGCCTCGCTCGCCGCGCAGCAGCCGAGCATCGCACCCAAGACGCCAGAATGA
- a CDS encoding alpha/beta hydrolase — MTRAIVSLACAATMLALSLSSAAAAPQQQLAGSWSGMLNFPGAPLLFVLTIEQNGNGLSATAQSPYQGGGSLPIDTIRFANGTLHFASNRFGYAFDGTVAPGAISGTFVQHGNRLPLILLPSALGTSDLQGTWLGALSVGGTNLLLALHLARDANGSLAATFDSPYQHAFGLPVAAVSVANGVLRFAMPNLGASYRGTLGTASITGTFTQHGIALPLTLARPGSGAALPAPVPVATPYPTPQPHFSSRTVSFASSGGAVLAGTLTIPHGARARMPAFVFVHGSGPGTRDGGVPQNPTFLDLSNALSNAGIVVLRYDKRGIAQSTGTPTEDWRILGDDVRAAVAFLRAQPSVNPNRIYLLGHSEGGIIVPLVAPSIRGLAGIVLMAPPAVPMERIIQEQSPRMTPELHQAVTRALASYIGIDPAHVIQHVGVPILVLQGTRDIQVLPSDLPHLVEAARSAHRRITVDMLSGDDHLFLTVPAAMPSDGSEYETAAPLDPRVAADILRWLRGLGELG, encoded by the coding sequence ATGACTCGTGCCATCGTCTCTCTCGCCTGCGCTGCGACGATGCTCGCGCTGTCGCTCTCGTCCGCCGCGGCTGCGCCTCAACAGCAGCTCGCCGGCAGCTGGTCGGGCATGCTGAACTTTCCCGGCGCGCCGTTGCTCTTCGTTCTCACGATCGAACAGAACGGCAACGGCCTCTCCGCAACCGCGCAGAGCCCGTATCAAGGAGGCGGCTCGCTTCCGATCGACACGATTCGATTTGCAAACGGCACGCTCCACTTCGCGTCGAACCGGTTTGGATACGCGTTCGACGGTACCGTCGCGCCCGGCGCGATCTCCGGAACGTTCGTGCAGCACGGAAACCGGCTCCCGCTCATCCTGCTGCCGAGCGCTCTCGGCACGAGCGACCTGCAAGGAACATGGCTCGGCGCGTTGAGCGTCGGGGGCACGAATCTGCTCTTGGCACTGCACCTCGCTCGCGACGCAAACGGATCGCTCGCCGCCACGTTCGACAGCCCGTATCAGCACGCGTTCGGATTACCCGTGGCAGCCGTCTCCGTCGCAAACGGCGTGTTGCGCTTCGCAATGCCGAACTTGGGCGCATCCTACCGCGGCACGCTCGGGACGGCGTCGATTACCGGCACCTTTACGCAGCACGGGATCGCCCTTCCGCTCACGCTCGCGCGTCCCGGCTCCGGCGCTGCGCTTCCGGCACCGGTTCCTGTGGCGACGCCGTACCCCACGCCGCAGCCGCATTTTTCGAGCCGCACCGTCAGCTTCGCATCGTCCGGAGGCGCCGTCCTTGCGGGAACGCTGACGATTCCGCATGGCGCACGCGCGCGCATGCCCGCGTTCGTCTTCGTTCACGGCAGCGGTCCGGGAACGCGCGACGGCGGCGTTCCGCAAAACCCCACCTTTCTCGATCTGAGCAACGCCCTCTCCAATGCCGGCATCGTCGTCTTACGCTACGACAAGCGCGGCATCGCGCAGAGCACCGGCACGCCGACCGAAGACTGGCGCATCCTCGGCGACGACGTGCGCGCTGCGGTCGCGTTCTTGCGCGCGCAGCCCAGCGTAAACCCGAATCGAATCTATCTTCTCGGACACAGCGAAGGCGGGATCATCGTGCCGCTCGTAGCCCCGTCGATTCGCGGTCTCGCTGGAATCGTGCTCATGGCTCCACCGGCCGTTCCGATGGAGCGCATCATCCAGGAGCAGTCACCACGCATGACGCCGGAGTTGCATCAGGCGGTGACGCGCGCCTTGGCGTCGTATATCGGCATCGATCCCGCACACGTCATCCAGCACGTCGGCGTGCCGATTCTCGTGCTCCAGGGCACGCGCGACATTCAGGTCCTGCCGTCAGACCTGCCGCATCTCGTCGAAGCCGCGCGCAGCGCTCACCGGCGCATTACCGTCGACATGCTCTCGGGCGACGATCATCTCTTCCTAACGGTTCCGGCTGCGATGCCGAGCGACGGTTCCGAGTATGAAACCGCGGCGCCGCTCGATCCGCGCGTTGCGGCCGATATCCTGCGCTGGCTGCGCGGGCTCGGCGAGCTGGGCTAG
- a CDS encoding AI-2E family transporter, with protein sequence MQAALGSASSRRIFWGVVTLVGLVAVWWIVRLIPHTIAIFTIAAFIAFGVRPMVAVLVRARIPRWLAITLIFVVLVMVVVLLLLVVVPMAVLQSQLLISNMPSYAQAVHGWVVDLRDALQVRFPALQIPTIDIAQIGADRLGAVASQTLSSIGTLVINTATWLFIAFAAIVLSFYFLLNDEQISEGFAMLFPPRRRATARKVVVEVTDVFGKYIFGQIVVSAITGIVIAVVSAAIGFKYPLIIGLISAVAYAVPVIGMVIAQVIALVLCAPQGAWMMLWLQVVMFVMARISDMVLVPRIMGSTVGVSPIGVMFAVFAGGELFGMPGLILGIPAAALVKILWRYFGPWLHAASERT encoded by the coding sequence GTGCAAGCGGCTCTAGGCTCGGCGTCCTCGCGGCGCATCTTCTGGGGCGTCGTCACGCTCGTCGGCCTGGTCGCGGTGTGGTGGATCGTGCGGTTGATTCCACACACGATCGCGATATTCACGATCGCGGCCTTCATCGCGTTCGGCGTTCGGCCCATGGTGGCGGTGCTCGTTCGCGCTCGCATCCCCAGGTGGCTGGCGATCACGCTGATCTTCGTCGTGCTCGTGATGGTCGTCGTGTTGCTGCTCCTCGTCGTGGTTCCGATGGCCGTGCTGCAGAGCCAGCTCTTGATCTCGAACATGCCGTCGTACGCGCAAGCGGTTCACGGCTGGGTCGTCGATCTGCGCGATGCGCTCCAAGTGCGCTTTCCCGCCTTGCAGATTCCCACGATCGACATCGCGCAGATCGGCGCGGATCGCCTGGGAGCCGTCGCGAGCCAGACGCTCTCTTCGATCGGAACCCTCGTCATCAACACCGCAACGTGGCTCTTCATCGCGTTCGCGGCAATCGTGCTGTCGTTCTACTTCCTACTCAACGACGAGCAGATTTCGGAAGGGTTTGCGATGCTCTTTCCTCCGCGCCGGCGCGCGACCGCTCGCAAGGTGGTCGTCGAGGTCACGGACGTGTTCGGGAAGTACATCTTCGGCCAAATCGTCGTCAGCGCGATTACGGGAATCGTCATTGCCGTCGTCAGCGCCGCGATCGGTTTCAAATATCCGCTGATCATCGGGTTGATCTCGGCCGTTGCCTACGCGGTTCCGGTCATCGGCATGGTCATCGCGCAAGTGATCGCGCTCGTGCTCTGCGCGCCGCAAGGCGCTTGGATGATGCTGTGGCTGCAGGTGGTGATGTTCGTCATGGCGCGCATCAGCGACATGGTGCTCGTGCCGCGCATCATGGGCAGCACGGTCGGCGTTTCGCCGATCGGGGTCATGTTCGCGGTCTTCGCCGGCGGCGAGCTCTTCGGCATGCCGGGGCTCATCCTAGGAATTCCGGCGGCCGCACTCGTGAAGATTCTCTGGCGATATTTCGGGCCGTGGCTGCATGCGGCATCGGAGCGCACCTAG
- a CDS encoding GNAT family N-acetyltransferase gives MSVRAGDARDWDFARDLGLRTIASSRSRGATDAALAAGYERLLDAVASQSHVLLVAQAADLPVGFLFLLDALPDEVGLQPQGFVAYMAVEPAFSRRGVGTALLSAAEDEARRRGIAYMSLMVTESNAPARRLYERAGYLTERRQLCKRL, from the coding sequence GTGAGCGTGCGCGCCGGCGACGCGCGGGATTGGGACTTCGCCCGGGACCTCGGCCTGCGGACCATCGCCTCGAGCCGCAGCCGCGGCGCGACGGATGCCGCGCTGGCCGCCGGGTACGAGCGTCTTCTCGACGCCGTCGCCTCGCAGTCGCACGTGCTTCTCGTCGCGCAGGCCGCCGATCTCCCCGTCGGCTTTCTCTTCTTGCTCGACGCGCTGCCGGACGAAGTCGGGCTCCAGCCGCAAGGCTTCGTCGCCTACATGGCCGTGGAGCCGGCCTTCTCGCGCCGGGGCGTCGGCACGGCGCTCCTTTCTGCCGCCGAAGATGAGGCCCGGAGGCGTGGGATAGCGTATATGTCGTTGATGGTTACCGAGAGCAATGCTCCGGCGCGGCGTCTCTACGAGCGCGCCGGCTATCTGACCGAGCGGCGGCAGTTGTGCAAGCGGCTCTAG